A section of the Thermococcus sp. 21S7 genome encodes:
- a CDS encoding METTL5 family protein, with amino-acid sequence MRKRHLAMTLSRLEGFQNPKPELEQYRTPGDVAAELLWLAHSQGDIAGRVVADLGAGTGVLTVGACLLGAERVYAVEVDGDAVGVLRGNVERLGLSDCVEVVHTDVSDFSERVDTVLMNPPFGSQKPHADRPFLTKAFEVGDVAYSIHLAKPEVRRFIEAFVRDFNFSITHRITLPFEIPAQFFFHRKKLERISVDLYRFQRV; translated from the coding sequence ATGAGAAAGAGGCACCTTGCCATGACCCTCTCCCGGCTGGAGGGCTTCCAAAACCCCAAACCGGAGCTTGAGCAGTACAGGACTCCGGGGGATGTCGCGGCCGAACTGCTCTGGCTGGCCCACTCCCAGGGCGATATCGCGGGCAGGGTGGTTGCCGACCTGGGTGCCGGAACGGGGGTTCTGACCGTCGGTGCCTGCCTCCTCGGTGCCGAGAGGGTCTACGCGGTTGAGGTCGACGGCGATGCCGTTGGTGTTCTCCGCGGCAACGTGGAGCGTCTTGGGCTGAGTGACTGCGTTGAGGTGGTTCACACGGATGTCTCGGATTTTTCTGAGAGGGTCGACACGGTCCTGATGAACCCGCCCTTCGGGAGCCAAAAACCCCACGCCGACAGGCCCTTTTTGACCAAGGCCTTTGAGGTGGGCGACGTTGCCTACTCCATCCATCTTGCCAAGCCCGAGGTGAGGCGCTTCATCGAGGCCTTTGTGAGAGACTTCAATTTTTCAATAACGCATAGAATAACCCTCCCCTTTGAGATTCCGGCCCAGTTCTTCTTCCATCGGAAGAAGCTGGAGAGAATCTCCGTTGACCTGTACAGGTTCCAGCGGGTGTGA
- the dph2 gene encoding diphthamide biosynthesis enzyme Dph2, with the protein MHEVSTREILETLRELGAERVLIQTPEGLKREAQSLADFLEENGVEAIISGDINYGACDPADREARLLGCDALIHLGHSYMRLHLEVPTIFVPAFANVDVVLSLERNLGEIRKLGRRIVLVTTAQHIHQLDRAREFLEENGFEVLVGKGDSRVSWPGQVLGCNFAAAKVDGEGVLFIGAGYFHPLGVALATGKPTLAVNPYSGDAVWMDSEAERLIRRRWAQVAKAMDAERFGVITSTKRGQLRLAEAKRVVKLLREHGKYARLIVMNHINYPALEGFDFDAYVVVACPRVPIDDYENWRKPVLTPPEVEILLGLREDYAFDEIPGTARERDEPLGISLHGGGISPKGV; encoded by the coding sequence ATGCACGAAGTTTCGACCCGCGAGATACTTGAAACCCTGCGAGAGCTCGGCGCGGAGAGGGTGCTCATTCAGACGCCGGAGGGGCTGAAGAGGGAAGCCCAGTCTCTGGCGGATTTCCTTGAGGAGAACGGAGTCGAGGCGATAATAAGCGGCGATATAAACTACGGTGCCTGCGACCCGGCCGATAGGGAAGCGAGGCTGCTCGGCTGCGATGCGCTGATACACCTCGGCCACTCATACATGCGCCTCCACCTTGAGGTCCCAACGATATTCGTTCCCGCCTTCGCGAACGTCGATGTTGTTCTCTCACTTGAAAGGAACCTGGGCGAGATACGGAAACTTGGAAGGAGGATAGTCCTGGTCACGACGGCCCAGCACATCCACCAGCTCGACCGGGCGAGGGAGTTCCTTGAGGAGAACGGCTTCGAGGTTCTTGTTGGAAAAGGGGACTCCCGCGTCAGCTGGCCGGGCCAGGTTCTCGGGTGCAACTTTGCCGCGGCGAAAGTTGACGGGGAGGGGGTTCTCTTCATCGGCGCCGGCTACTTCCACCCGCTCGGCGTCGCACTGGCGACGGGGAAGCCCACCCTCGCGGTAAACCCCTACTCCGGCGATGCGGTCTGGATGGATAGCGAGGCCGAGAGGCTCATCAGGAGGCGCTGGGCACAGGTAGCGAAGGCCATGGATGCGGAGCGCTTCGGCGTGATAACAAGTACCAAGAGGGGACAGCTCCGCCTGGCCGAGGCGAAGCGCGTGGTGAAACTCCTCCGCGAGCACGGGAAGTACGCGAGGCTCATAGTCATGAACCACATCAACTACCCTGCCCTGGAGGGCTTCGACTTCGATGCGTACGTCGTGGTAGCCTGCCCGCGCGTTCCGATAGACGACTACGAGAACTGGAGGAAGCCGGTGCTGACGCCGCCGGAGGTCGAGATACTCCTGGGCCTGCGCGAGGACTACGCCTTTGACGAGATACCTGGGACGGCGAGGGAGCGGGACGAGCCCCTGGGAATCAGCCTGCACGGAGGGGGCATATCACCGAAAGGCGTATAA